Genomic window (Melioribacteraceae bacterium):
ACTCCACAGCCTAAAGAGGAAACTGCGCCGGCATCAACTGAACAATCAACATACACAAAGGTGATTGAACATACGCATATGCCGCAAGCGGTAATTATTCCAAAAGATATTTCAAAAGTTGTTGTACCTGCCGCGCCTTCTGTGAGAAGATTTGCCCGTGAAATTGGCATCGATATTAATCAAGTGCGGGGAACCGGAAAGGGAAATAGAATTTCAATTGAAGATGTTAAGTCATTTGCGAAAAATTTAAATCAGCAGATTCAAAAAGGGGGAATGGTTGGAAGCGGTGTATCTATCGCAAAAGAAACTTTACCCGATTTTTCAAAGTGGGGTGATATTGATCGCCAGCCAATGAGCAACATTAGAAGAAAAACTGCCGAGCATTTATCATATGCATGGGCTACTGTTCCGCATGTTACTCAATTCGATAAAGCTGATATTACTGAACTTGAAAAACTTAGAAAGCAATTCGGCAAACAGGTCGAAGCCGCTGGAGGAAAACTTACTATTACCGCAATTTTATTAAAAGTAATTGCTTCCGCGATGAAGGAGTTTCCTCAATTCAGTAGTAGTGTTGATATGGAGAAGAATGAAATTATCTATAAAAAGTATATTAATATCGGCATCGCTGTAGATACAGAAAAAGGTTTATTAGTACCGGTAATTCGAGATGTTGATAAGAAAAACATCACACAAATTAGTGTTGATCTTGCGGATGTATCTAAAAAAGCGCGCGATAAAAAACTATCAATAGAAGATATGCAGGGCGGATGTTTTACAATTTCAAATCTTGGCGGTATTGGAGGAACATATTTTACTCCAATAGTTAATACTCCTGAAGTCGCGATACTGGGTGTTTCAAAATCCGCGATTGAACCTGTATATTTTGATGACGACCCTGCATTGCCGAGTGGCGGGTTTAAGCCGAGATTAATGATGCCTCTTTCACTTTCTTATGATCATAGAATTATTGATGGCGCTGATGCAATTAGATTTTTAAGATGGGTAATTAACGCTCTCGAAAATCCATTTTTATTAAGTTTATAGGTGTAATCATGTCTACAAAAACACAATTAGCTGTAATTGGCGGCGGACCCGGAGGATATGCTGCGGCATTTCTTGCGGCAGATTTGGGAATGCAGGTAACTTTAATTGACATGGAAAAAAATCCGGGCGGAGTTTGTTTATACCGGGGCTGTATTCCATCAAAGGCATTGCTTCATGTTGCAAAACTTATTAACGAAGCTGAAGAAGCAAAAAAGTGGGGAGTGGAATTTGGAGAACCTAAAATCGATATCAATAAACTTCGCGATTTCAAAAATGGTGTAGTTAATAAATTAACCGGTGGATTAGGACAATTAGCAAAACAGCGCAAAGTAAATTATATAAATGGTAGAGCTACATTTTTAAATTCTACAACTCTTTCAATTGCAAAAGCTGATGGTTCAACAGAAGAATTAATTTATGATAAAGCAATTTTAGCTACCGGCTCTGTTCCCGCTAAAGTTCCGGGTTTATCTATTGATTCACCGAAAGTAATGGATTCAACATCAGCACTTGAAATTAATGATGTTCCCAAAAAATTATTAGTAATTGGGGGCGGATATATCGGATTAGAATTGAGTACTGTTTATGCCGCGCTCGGCAGTGAGGTTACAGTTGTTGAAATGATGCCCGGATTATTACCCGGCGCTGATCGAGATCTTGTCGCTGTACTTGAAAGACGACTAAAAAATTCTATGGCTCATATTTATACTGAAACAAAAGTAGTTGATTTGAAAGAAACTAAAGAGGGAATACGGGTTAAACTTGAAGGTAAAAATGTTACCGAGCCTGAGCATTTATTTGATAAGGTTTTAATTTCAATTGGTAGAAAACCAGTTACAACCGGCTTTGGATTGGAAAAAACCAAAGTGAAAGTCAGTGATCGAGGTTTCGTAGTAGTTGATAAACAATTAAAAACTGATGATCCGAACATTTATGCAATTGGCGATATAGTTGGTAACCCTATGCTCGCGCACAAAGCGGCGGCAGAAGGTAAAGTTGCGGTTGAAGCAATACTCGGGCATAAAGTTGCATTCGAGCCAAACGCAATTCCTGCCGTTGTTTTCACCGATCCCGAAATAGCCTGGAGCGGTTTGACCGAAACAGAAGCTAAGGAAAGAAGCATTAAAGTAGAAATAGCCAAATTTCCTTGGGGCGCGAGCGGTCGAGCAACTACATTAGATAGAAATGATGGTTTAACTAAACTTGTAATTGAACCGGAGACAGAAAGAATTTTAGGAGTCGCTATTGTTGGGGTTGGCGCGGGAGATATGATAGCGGAAGGTACTCTTGCAATTGAAATGGGCGCGGTTGTAAAGGATTTGGAACTTACAATTCATCCTCACCCAACTTTATCGGAAACGGTAATGTTTGCCGCAGAATTATTTTATGGCCATGCTACCGATATGTATCGACCCAAGCGTAAATAATATTTTTAAAGGCGGACACTTAGTTCGCCTTTTTTTATTTAATGAAAATGTAATTTTTTGAATAAATTCAGTTCAAATCCTCTAATTTGGGGAAGCTGTTTTCATAAAAATAATTAATCATTCTATTCAACATCTTGATGTGTCATGATCAAAACCGATTTAAAGGAAAAAAAATCTAATCCTTGGAGCTGGGTCCCTACTTTATATTTTTCTGAAGGACTTCCCTTTTTTGTCGTAACCATTCTTTCTGTAATTATGTACAAGCGGTTAGGTGTTTCAAATGCCGAAATAGCTTTCTACACAAGCTTGTTATATTTGCCATGGGTTATCAAACCATTCTGGAGCCCTTTAGTTGATATTGTAAGTACTAAAAGATCATGGATAATTATTACTCAATTATTAATTGGGTTTGGAATGGCGGGAATTGCATTTACAATTCAAATGCCCGACTTTCTTCAATTCACGTTAGCTTTTTTTTGGCTCATTGCGTTTTTTTCTGCGACAAATGAAATTTCCGCCGATGGTTTTTATATGCTTGCTCTCGATGATAATAAGCAGGCGTTCTTTGTTGGAATAAAAACGGCATCTTATAAAATAGCGATGATTGCAGGACAAGGATTAATTATTGTTCTTGCTGGATTTTTGGAAAGTACATTCTCAATTTCTCCTGCCGAGTTTAATGTTGTGTCATCTCCAAAAAATTTTTTTGAGGAAACAATTAAGCTAAATTCGGAAAAGCCCGCCGAGCTTGAAGGACGTTTAAGAATTATTGCCGAACCAAGCAAAATTGAAATTGGTACACAACCCCGCACATTGGAAGATGTTGAGGGCTATGTAAATTTTGCGCGAAGTTTTAATATCATGAATGGTTATTCCGATCCATTGGCTGTTGAAACTGAAATGGCGTCAAGCCAGGAAGCGGTTGGTAATATTGGAATTGTCAGATTATTTCTCTCTAAAAAACCTGAGCCGGGGGAAGAGTATCCTGTCACAATTGATTTTCTTGAGGGGAATAATAGAATTAGAATTATTGAAGGAAATAAATTAAAGTTTACCGATAAGAATTGGGATAAACCAGCTTTCGCTGTTGTGCAATTAGACTCAACCATGCACTCAAATGAAAATTCAGTTTTTATAGCTCAAATTGAAAAAGTCCCTATCGCATGGACTCTCACTTTCTTATTAATAGCTTTTCTCTTTATACTTTTCTTTTTATATCACAAAGTTGTTTTACCCGAACCTGTTGCTGATAAAAGAGTTGGATCACAACGGCAGACCCATGTTCATCAGGAGTTTTTTAGATCATTCTATAGATTTTTTGAGAAGAAAAAAATAATTCTGATAATCAGTTTTATACTTCTATTTAGTTTTGGGGAGGCTCAATTAATAAAAATTGCATCTCCATTTATGCTTGATTCAATTGATAAAGGGGGACTCGGGTTATCCACTCAATCGGTTGGATTGATACATGGAACTTTTGGAATAACCGCATTTATAGTCGGCGCAATAATCGGCGGATTTGCTATCGCGAAGAAGGGATTAAAGCATTGGCTTATTCCTATGTTAGTAGCGGTTAATGCTCCTAATATAGTTTATTTGCTACTTTCAATATTTCAACTGACAAATATGTGGATTGTAATCGCGAGTGTTATAATCGAACAATTTGGCTTTGGCTTTGGGTTTACAGCATTTATAATGTATATAATTTACATTTGCCAGGGTGAGTATAAAACTTCCCATTACGCAATTGCTACCGGTTTTATGGCGCTTGGTATGATGTTGCCCGGTATGTTGAGTGGTTTTATCCAGGAAGCAATTGGATATAATTTATTTTTTATCTGGGTATTAGTATCAGCTATTCCGGCATTCTTGCTTGTAAAACGTATTCCACTCGAAGGAAATTTTGGTAAAAAGAAAATTGATCTTGTAAATAGTTAATCATCTTTACCGGAGATTATTATCTTTCCTATCTCCGGTTTTGTAACAAATTCTTACATACTCTCGTCTTATGATTCAAAAAACGGAGAAATTTTGAATTCCGAAAAAATTATTGAAGTAAAAGGTCTCACTAAAAAGTATAAAAATTTAATTGCTGTAAATAATCTTGATTTAAATGTTTATCGCGGTGATGTCTTTGGATTTCTAGGACCAAACGGCGCAGGAAAAAGTACTACCATCAGAATGCTGCTTTCGTTGATAAAACCTAATGCTGGGTCAATAAATATTTTTGGAATGCCACTCAATCAGAAACGGGAAATTATACTTAGAAAAATTGGGGCAATCGTCGAAAAGCCCGATTTCTACATGTATCTCTCAGCATATAAAAATTTGGAAATACTTGGTAAACTTTCAGGGATTGATGCATCAAATAAAAAAATAATGGAAATGCTTGAACTTGTTGGGCTAGATAAAAGATATAAAAGCAAAGTAAAAACATTTTCTCATGGTATGAAACAGCGTTTGGGAATTGCGCAGGCATTATTGCATGATCCCGAATTAATTATTCTAGACGAACCAACAACAGGTCTCGATCCGCAAGGAATGAAGGAGATCCGGGATTTAATTTTATTTCTTAGCAAGGAAAAAGGTAAAACTATTTTCCTTTCCTCCCACATTCTTCGTGAAGTTGAAATTATTGCCTCAAGAATGATTATTCTTAATAAGGGAACTACCCAGGTTGAAGGTACAGTTCAAGAATTACTTAACGCCGATAAAATGAGCGTTACAATTGAAGTTGATCGAATTGATGATGCCATTAATTTGATACAAAATTCAAATTGGATTGATAAGTACAAAGCGCATGTTAAAAATGAGTTACACTTTGAAATGATGCAAAATGAAATTGGCGAATTGAATAAATATTTGAATCAAAATAATTTTATTGTAAGCGCGGTAATCCCCGTACGATCACTCGAAGATTATTTTCTTAAGATTACAGAGGGGAGTGGAAAATGACAACTTTAATTTATGTTGAACTCGAAAAAATATTTAGGAAATGGAGAACTTATATTGGCTTTATTGCAATGTTTGGAATGACACTCCTCGTTCAGATTGCTCTCTATTTTACACAAGAAAGTTTTATTCAGGGAACTACCCGACAACTAAGCGATCAGTTTGTACTGCAGGGTAATTTTTTTAATGGTTATGTCATTGGGTACCTGATACTAAACGCAATGTTTATTCATATTCCTTTTTTGATTGTTCTCGTTGGTGGAGATTTACTTGCGGGTGAAGCAACCGCCGGTACATATAGAATGCTTCTTACAAGACCAATTTCCCGCTTTTCATTAGTTACCTCCAAGTTTTTAGCAGGTTTTATATATACGTTTTTATTTATGCTATTTTTAATAATAATTAGTTTAGGGGCAAGTGTACTAATATTTGGGCCGGGGGAATTAATAGTCCTCAAGAGTAAAATTATTATTTATGCTGCAGACGATATATTGTGGCGAATGCTTTTAGCATACTCCTATGCCGCTTTAAGCATGATGACGGTTATGGCATTATCTATATTTTTCTCTTCGATGGTGAGCAATGCAATTGGACCAATTGTTTCTACAATGGCGGTAATAATTGTCTTCTTAATTTTATCTGCAATTCCGATTGAGTTTTTACAAGAAATGCGCCCCTACTTCTTTACTTCCCACCTGGGTCAATGGAATGGTTTTTTTGATGATCCCATAGATTATAAAGATATAATGAATTCTGTTATGATTTTAGTTGGACACATTATAGTTCTCTATGTTTTTACAACATATCTATTTATTAAAAAGGATATTCTCAGTTAAAAGGATTCTAAGATGAAAAAGATTTTATTGGTTTTATTTATTCTTGGCTCGGTAGTATTTCCACAAAAAAAGGACGCGCAAAAAATTATAGATCAGGTACAAAGTAAGTACGATAAAATAAAAGATTACCAAGCCGATGTAGAAGTGAAACTGGATATGGATTTTGTGAAGGTCCCACCAACAAAGGCAAAAGTATTTTTTAAACAACCCGATAAATTTAAGGTAGAATCGGAAGGGTTCGCGATGATACCAAAACAAAGCATGGATTTTTCTCCGATGCAATTATTAAAAGGGGATTTTACACCTCTTTATGTTAGGGCGGAAAAAATTAATAATGTGGAATATGATGTGATAAAGCTGATTCCTAATACCGATACAACTGCCATTATTTTATCAACACTTTGGATAGAACCGAAAAAAATGGTAATAGATAAAGTTGAGACTTCCACAAAATCTAGCGGCACTGTAGAGGTAAAATTCACATATGAGGCAAAAACTCTTCCACTTCCCAGTACGCTAAAGTTTTCATTTAATATGGGGGGCGCCAATGATCAGCAAAACTCAAAGGATGAAACGAAACAAAATTCGGGCAACGAAAACAGATTTCAGCGCCCAAGTAGAATTAAAGGTTCTGTAATTATGACCTACCGGAACTACATTATAAACAAAGGAATTGCCGACAGCTTTTTTGATGAAGAGAGTAAGTAATCCTATTTAAAATATTCTTCGGATAATTTTATTTGAATTATCCCCCTTTATTTTGAATCTCTAACCGAAATCAGCTAATTTTTGGATGTGTTTTACAATTTCATAAAAATTTAGGTAAAAAATGAAAATTCATGAATATCAAGCAAAAGAGCTGCTGAAGAAATATGGCGTCCCGGTTCAAGATGGAATTGCCATAAAATCTATTGGCGAATTCGATTCGGCAATTGCGGAACTTCAATCTCGTGGAATAAATCAATACGTAGTTAAATCACAGATTCATGCCGGTGGAAGAGGGAAAGGTAAACTCTACAATCCAACCAATAAAGAGGAATTAATTCAAGAAGGGGGAGTAAAGTTTACAACCTCTGTTGAAAAGGCAAAGGAATATGCTTCCAAGATGCTCGGTAATTTACTTGTGACTCATCAAACCGGAGCTGAAGGCAAAATTGTAAAAACACTCTTTATTACTGAAGGATTAGATTATAAAAAAGAATTGTACCTCGGAATTCTGCTTGATCGTAATGTTTCTCAAAATGTGATTATGGCATCTACTGAAGGAGGAGTTGAAATTGAGAAAGTTGCCGAAGAAACTCCAGAGAAAATATTGAAAGAATGGATTGATCCAGCAGTTGGTATTCAATCATTTCAAGCTAGAAAACTTGCTTTTGGTCTTGGATTGGAGGGACCTGCATTTAAGAATTTTGTGAGTTTTATTTTAAAACTTTATAAAGCTTACGAAGCAACTGATTCTTCAATGCTTGAGATTAATCCTTTAATCATTACCAATGATGACCAGATTGTTGCGCTCGATGCAAAAATGAATTTTGACGATAACGCACTCTATCGTCAACCCGATATAGCAAACTACCGTGATCTTGATGAAGAAGATCCACTTGAGATAGAAGCTTCAAAGTATAATCTTAACTATATAAAGCTGGATGGAAATGTTGGGTGTATGGTAAATGGCGCCGGTTTAGCGATGGCTACAATGGATATAATTAAGTTAGCAGGCGGTGAACCAGCTAACTTTTTAGATGTGGGCGGCGGCGCTAATAAAGAAACGGTTGCTAATGGTTTTAAAATTATTCTCTCCGATCCTAATGTTAAAGCAATTCTTGTAAATATTTTTGGTGGAATTGTGAGATGTGACCGAGTTGCGCAGGGAATTATTGATGCGGCTAAAGAGGTTAATGTTCAGGTTCCTATCGTTGTTAGACTTCAAGGAACTAATGCTGAGTTGGGAAGAGAATTATTAGAGCAATCTGGTTTAAATTTTGAAGTAGCCATCACACTTCATGAAGCCGCACAGAAAGTTACCTCCGTTTTGACTCTTGAAACTATAAATTAAATACTTATGTTTGATTATCAGCCGCTAATAAAAAAGCGGCTGAATTAAAAATTATGATAGAAATTAAAATATCAATAGATACGGCCTTAGCCCTAATATTAAATAGATTAGAGCTGGAGCTAACAATGAGGCAGAGGGATAATCTGCTGCCGAAGTCATATAAACTCGAAAATTTAACTTCTTTTGAGTTGAATGAACTTATTGATACTGCACTATTTGATACAATTTTTA
Coding sequences:
- a CDS encoding dihydrolipoyllysine-residue acetyltransferase gives rise to the protein MTVDFILPHLGDGIQTADVIKVMVKEGEKVEIDQIVIEIETDKATVEVPSEVSGLVTKLYVKEGTKAKVGEPVFTVEASANPTVKVAETKPTTPIKEIKAETKIESKPKEIQHASQTTSMYEFKVPELGENISSAQITKVLVSAGSAIIKDQILLEIETDKATVEIPSAVAGIVKEVKVKDGEKVAIGSTAFIIEATSSTSFEVKPTTQTPQPKEETAPASTEQSTYTKVIEHTHMPQAVIIPKDISKVVVPAAPSVRRFAREIGIDINQVRGTGKGNRISIEDVKSFAKNLNQQIQKGGMVGSGVSIAKETLPDFSKWGDIDRQPMSNIRRKTAEHLSYAWATVPHVTQFDKADITELEKLRKQFGKQVEAAGGKLTITAILLKVIASAMKEFPQFSSSVDMEKNEIIYKKYINIGIAVDTEKGLLVPVIRDVDKKNITQISVDLADVSKKARDKKLSIEDMQGGCFTISNLGGIGGTYFTPIVNTPEVAILGVSKSAIEPVYFDDDPALPSGGFKPRLMMPLSLSYDHRIIDGADAIRFLRWVINALENPFLLSL
- the lpdA gene encoding dihydrolipoyl dehydrogenase; the protein is MSTKTQLAVIGGGPGGYAAAFLAADLGMQVTLIDMEKNPGGVCLYRGCIPSKALLHVAKLINEAEEAKKWGVEFGEPKIDINKLRDFKNGVVNKLTGGLGQLAKQRKVNYINGRATFLNSTTLSIAKADGSTEELIYDKAILATGSVPAKVPGLSIDSPKVMDSTSALEINDVPKKLLVIGGGYIGLELSTVYAALGSEVTVVEMMPGLLPGADRDLVAVLERRLKNSMAHIYTETKVVDLKETKEGIRVKLEGKNVTEPEHLFDKVLISIGRKPVTTGFGLEKTKVKVSDRGFVVVDKQLKTDDPNIYAIGDIVGNPMLAHKAAAEGKVAVEAILGHKVAFEPNAIPAVVFTDPEIAWSGLTETEAKERSIKVEIAKFPWGASGRATTLDRNDGLTKLVIEPETERILGVAIVGVGAGDMIAEGTLAIEMGAVVKDLELTIHPHPTLSETVMFAAELFYGHATDMYRPKRK
- a CDS encoding MFS transporter, which translates into the protein MIKTDLKEKKSNPWSWVPTLYFSEGLPFFVVTILSVIMYKRLGVSNAEIAFYTSLLYLPWVIKPFWSPLVDIVSTKRSWIIITQLLIGFGMAGIAFTIQMPDFLQFTLAFFWLIAFFSATNEISADGFYMLALDDNKQAFFVGIKTASYKIAMIAGQGLIIVLAGFLESTFSISPAEFNVVSSPKNFFEETIKLNSEKPAELEGRLRIIAEPSKIEIGTQPRTLEDVEGYVNFARSFNIMNGYSDPLAVETEMASSQEAVGNIGIVRLFLSKKPEPGEEYPVTIDFLEGNNRIRIIEGNKLKFTDKNWDKPAFAVVQLDSTMHSNENSVFIAQIEKVPIAWTLTFLLIAFLFILFFLYHKVVLPEPVADKRVGSQRQTHVHQEFFRSFYRFFEKKKIILIISFILLFSFGEAQLIKIASPFMLDSIDKGGLGLSTQSVGLIHGTFGITAFIVGAIIGGFAIAKKGLKHWLIPMLVAVNAPNIVYLLLSIFQLTNMWIVIASVIIEQFGFGFGFTAFIMYIIYICQGEYKTSHYAIATGFMALGMMLPGMLSGFIQEAIGYNLFFIWVLVSAIPAFLLVKRIPLEGNFGKKKIDLVNS
- a CDS encoding ABC transporter ATP-binding protein, which produces MLNSEKIIEVKGLTKKYKNLIAVNNLDLNVYRGDVFGFLGPNGAGKSTTIRMLLSLIKPNAGSINIFGMPLNQKREIILRKIGAIVEKPDFYMYLSAYKNLEILGKLSGIDASNKKIMEMLELVGLDKRYKSKVKTFSHGMKQRLGIAQALLHDPELIILDEPTTGLDPQGMKEIRDLILFLSKEKGKTIFLSSHILREVEIIASRMIILNKGTTQVEGTVQELLNADKMSVTIEVDRIDDAINLIQNSNWIDKYKAHVKNELHFEMMQNEIGELNKYLNQNNFIVSAVIPVRSLEDYFLKITEGSGK
- a CDS encoding ABC transporter permease subunit, whose amino-acid sequence is MTTLIYVELEKIFRKWRTYIGFIAMFGMTLLVQIALYFTQESFIQGTTRQLSDQFVLQGNFFNGYVIGYLILNAMFIHIPFLIVLVGGDLLAGEATAGTYRMLLTRPISRFSLVTSKFLAGFIYTFLFMLFLIIISLGASVLIFGPGELIVLKSKIIIYAADDILWRMLLAYSYAALSMMTVMALSIFFSSMVSNAIGPIVSTMAVIIVFLILSAIPIEFLQEMRPYFFTSHLGQWNGFFDDPIDYKDIMNSVMILVGHIIVLYVFTTYLFIKKDILS
- the sucC gene encoding ADP-forming succinate--CoA ligase subunit beta; amino-acid sequence: MKIHEYQAKELLKKYGVPVQDGIAIKSIGEFDSAIAELQSRGINQYVVKSQIHAGGRGKGKLYNPTNKEELIQEGGVKFTTSVEKAKEYASKMLGNLLVTHQTGAEGKIVKTLFITEGLDYKKELYLGILLDRNVSQNVIMASTEGGVEIEKVAEETPEKILKEWIDPAVGIQSFQARKLAFGLGLEGPAFKNFVSFILKLYKAYEATDSSMLEINPLIITNDDQIVALDAKMNFDDNALYRQPDIANYRDLDEEDPLEIEASKYNLNYIKLDGNVGCMVNGAGLAMATMDIIKLAGGEPANFLDVGGGANKETVANGFKIILSDPNVKAILVNIFGGIVRCDRVAQGIIDAAKEVNVQVPIVVRLQGTNAELGRELLEQSGLNFEVAITLHEAAQKVTSVLTLETIN